A region of bacterium DNA encodes the following proteins:
- a CDS encoding SDR family NAD(P)-dependent oxidoreductase: protein MSEKVCLITGVGPGTGAALARRFSQGYRVAMLARKAERLAQFESEIPNTKAYGCDVSDEQQLKDTFGRVVNELGAPEVVLHNAVGGAFGDFMSIKPETLRENFEVNTMSLLNLARMAAPAMIEAGKGAILCTGNTSTYRGKAFFAGFAPTKAAQRILAESMARTLGPQGIHVAYLAIDAVIDLKWTRKMHADKPDSFFCKPDEIAGECWHLVHQPRSAWTFDVMIRPDGEAW, encoded by the coding sequence ATGAGCGAGAAAGTCTGCTTGATTACCGGCGTGGGTCCGGGCACCGGCGCCGCTCTGGCGCGACGCTTTTCCCAGGGGTATCGCGTCGCCATGCTGGCGCGCAAGGCAGAACGGCTCGCTCAGTTCGAAAGCGAGATCCCCAACACCAAGGCCTACGGGTGCGATGTCTCCGACGAGCAGCAACTCAAAGACACGTTTGGACGGGTCGTGAATGAACTCGGTGCCCCTGAAGTCGTGCTGCACAACGCGGTCGGCGGCGCCTTCGGCGACTTCATGTCGATCAAACCCGAGACCCTGCGCGAGAACTTCGAAGTCAACACGATGTCGTTGCTGAACCTGGCGCGCATGGCCGCCCCCGCGATGATCGAAGCCGGAAAGGGCGCGATCCTGTGCACAGGGAACACCTCGACCTACCGGGGCAAGGCGTTCTTCGCGGGGTTTGCTCCCACCAAGGCGGCGCAGCGCATCCTGGCGGAATCAATGGCGAGAACCCTGGGACCGCAGGGCATCCACGTCGCGTATCTGGCCATCGATGCCGTGATCGACCTGAAGTGGACGCGCAAGATGCACGCGGACAAGCCGGACTCGTTTTTCTGCAAGCCCGACGAGATTGCCGGTGAGTGCTGGCATCTCGTTCATCAGCCACGCTCGGCGTGGACGTTTGACGTGATGATCCGA